From Pseudomonas hormoni:
CTTGATCGGAAACGTCCTGGCCAACTGCGGACTCAACCGCCCTTCGGCAAACAGCGGCCAGACATGCTGGCTCAAATCAGTGAACAAATCCGCCTTGAACTGATCGTCACGACTGCGCAAAGTCGAACCCAGCAGCTGCACACGCTTGGCCAGCACCTGCGCCAGATCCAGCTTCGCTTCACGGCCGCCCATCAAGCCGATGAGCACCCAACGGCCATCGCGGGCCAGCAGTTTCAGGTTCAGTGCGGCGTAGTTGCCGCCGACCGGGTCGAGAACCACATCGAACGGACCCAGGTCGCTCAGACTTTCAAGATCGTCGGTGCGTACCACGCCCCCCTGAGCACCCAGCGCTTCGCAGTAAGCCAGCCGCTCGGCAGAACCGACGCTGACCCAGCATGGGTTGCCAAACGCCTTGCACAGCTGAATGGCAGCTGAACCGATTCCACTTGCTCCGGCGTGCAGAAGAACTTTCTCACCCGGTTTGAGCGCAGCCAATTGAAACAAATTCAGCCAAACGGTCGCATAGACTTCGGGTAGCGCTGCCGCCTCGGTCAGGGACAATCCTTCTGGCACCGCCAGCACATGCCGTCCGTCGACTACCACCTCTTCGGCCATCCCACCCCCGGCCAGCAAGGCGCAGACCCGATCACCGACCTGCCACGACGACCCCGGGCCGACCTCGCTGATCACCCCGGAACACTCTAGACCCAGTACCTGACTGGCCCCCGGCGGTGGCGGATAAAGTCCCGCCTTCTGTAACAAATCGGCGCGATTGAGGCCCGCTGCCGCCACACGAATGCGAACTTGCCCTACATCACATGTAGGACTGGGCTCTTCAAGCCACTCCACTTGACCTTCCACGCCTTGCAATGCTTTCACAGTGCCTCCATAGTGAGTCTGGACTGAGCCCGAAGCTGTATCGCCGGGCTTTTTGCATTATGCGACCGGCCCTTGTGGAACCGGCGACTTCAAAGACGGCCTAATATGCGTTAT
This genomic window contains:
- a CDS encoding zinc-binding dehydrogenase, with amino-acid sequence MKALQGVEGQVEWLEEPSPTCDVGQVRIRVAAAGLNRADLLQKAGLYPPPPGASQVLGLECSGVISEVGPGSSWQVGDRVCALLAGGGMAEEVVVDGRHVLAVPEGLSLTEAAALPEVYATVWLNLFQLAALKPGEKVLLHAGASGIGSAAIQLCKAFGNPCWVSVGSAERLAYCEALGAQGGVVRTDDLESLSDLGPFDVVLDPVGGNYAALNLKLLARDGRWVLIGLMGGREAKLDLAQVLAKRVQLLGSTLRSRDDQFKADLFTDLSQHVWPLFAEGRLSPQLARTFPIKDAEAAFAELASNKVAGKLVLVIDESLT